The Polyodon spathula isolate WHYD16114869_AA chromosome 15, ASM1765450v1, whole genome shotgun sequence genome segment GCGATGTCATGCTAAGCGAGGGCTTGCTGGTCTGGGGGATCCCAGGGCTCTGCATCAGAGGTTTGGGAGAGGACGTCCAGCCTGGAGAAGGAGCAGAGATGGATGGCGACTTTAGGTGGACGGGGGAAGCTGCTGCTGATCCCATCACAGGAGGGGACTTGATGGAAGCAGCTGCTGCGGCAGCTGCAGCAGCTGCAACAGACGCCGCGCCAGACAGCATCCCGGCCAGCTGGGAGGGCGTCTGGGGTGACTTCAGGTTTGTGGAGGGGGAGCCCAGCATAGGTGAGTGGACTTGCCTCAGCGTAGGAGACTTGAGGGGGTTAACATTGGGCGAGTTGACCTGGCTAGCAGAAACACCAAGATCTGAGGGCTTGCGACCCAGGTTTCGCGGATTACCAGAGGGGCCTGCATTAAGACTGGAAGAGTTTGGGGGTTGGTTTAGAGGTAGTGGTGGCATATGACTAAGCCTGGCATTGCCTCCCATGTTAGTCCTGTGCTCAGGCCCAAACGGATGTTCTCCCCGGGGGCCCCTCATGCCGCCTGGCCCTTGAGGCATGCCAGGAAACTGTCGGTTGGGGCCCATGTGGAATTCCTGTGGTTGGTCTGGGAACTGGTGTGATTGAAGCATCTTTTGCTGTGGCCCCACATGTTCAGGTGGGCCGCCACCTTGACGCAGTTTCATAATTTCTTCAGGACTCATGTTCATGGGTGCTTCTCGCATTTTGCCCATCATCTGCAAGTTGGAGCTCATGCTGACATTTAGGTTCATATCCACCTTCATGTTCATGTTCATGCCTCCAGGGCCCATGCCAAATTCCATGTCCCTCCCAGATCCTTTCACAAAATCCATCCTGGAGGGGCTCATAGGGCCATCCCCTGGCATCCTGGGAAACAAGACTCCACCACCATTACTTCCAGAATCCATGGGCCTTTGGTTAGCCATCATTCGATTAATGTCCATGGGCGGTGCACGCACGTTGTCCATGCCCATTCCTGGAGGTAAGCCAAGCTGCTGCTTTTCTGCCATTTGCTGCTGGAATATTCCTTCCTGTACTGTCTGTGGGTTAGTGAATCTCTCAATCCGGCCTCCTGGACCACCAAAGACTCCTTGGCCAGGAGGGAACCCTCTACCATCCCCCATCTTGGGCATGTCCTCTGGCCAGTTCATGCCTGGTCTTGTCACGGCATTGGGGCCACCATCCATGTCTGGATTCATCATGCCAGGGAAGCCAGGCATTCTCTGCATGGGATGGGGAGGCATGCCTCTTGGGGGAAGGTTCATCTGGTCACCATAGGGTTCAGGCCCACCAGGTCCCCAAACCTCACCAGGGTTCATCTGATAAGGGGGCGGGGGCCCTCTTATCATGCCCCTGGGGCCATGCTGATGAAGCATCATATCAGCCATTGGTCTGTGCTGGATTTGCTCCTGCTTCCTCTTCTTCTCCTCATAGAACTCCTGCTGCAACTTCAACCACGCTATTTGCTCTGGGGTCATGTGGTCTGAGTGCTCAGACCCAGATCCTGGTTGTGTGTTCATGGGAGGTCCAGGTGGGGGTCCCAGGTCATCCGGAGAGAAGGGCATATCGCGAATACCAGGCTGCCCAAATGGAGGTCCTTCCTGCCTAGGGCCAGGAGGCTTGCCAAGGCTTTGGGACTGGGCCATCATAGCCTGGAGGGGTCCTTGATCAGACTTACTAGGTAATCCTTCCATCATGCCTACATTCTGGGGTGGAGCCCCAGCATTGCCTTGTCCCATGGCTGACAGGTCTTTAAGGGCAAAGTCCTTGTCATCGGGAAAGAGCATGCGCTGGATATCCCGCAGGGTCTGCAAAGAGCGCTCCCGGTGCTCAAGCTGCTCCTGGGAAAGACCCTCTGGGTTCTCCCCCATGCTGGACAGAATTTCATTAGCTAGTTGCTGGTGGTGCTGCTGTTGTGTTATTTTCAAATCCCCTTTCATTTCTGGAAGAAGGAACCCAGTTTGAGGACCCGGGGTGGAGGCCGATTGGTTGCCGGTTGTACTGTTGGAATTAGCTCCCTCATGAGGAGTTGTGTTCCTGGGGCTACTGACTGGCAGGCTTTTATTGTCCATGCCTCCTGCACTGTCCTGCGGCAGGTTTCCAGACTTCGGTCCTTGCTGCTGCTgcggttgaggttggggttgctgctgctgctggctggGCTGTACTTTGGATACCTGTTGATTTCGTTCCGGTGGATGAGACGATTGCTGCTGCAGCTGGGGTTTGGACTCATTTCGTTGGTTGTTCTGAAACAAGTAAAATCCAATtagagcatttaaaaaatgctagcAATATTGACAGATTCAAATATAAAGCAAATCATAGGTAAAATAGTATAGTACCTCAGCagacaatataaaatgtgttaattgaacGGATGCTTATTATTTCCAAACTAGGAGAACTAAGGCGGGTTTACACGAGAACTGTAATGGGAACTGGAGGGAATATCTCATAGTTCCAAGTGCCAGAGGAGAGATTTGCTAGACTTTCTACTTACCACAGGGAGATGACTTTTTTCTGTCTTGTTGCTGGATATATTCTGCATGTGGTAGGCAACAATGGAATCGGAACGGCCTTTGATAACAGCATCTGCAGCCCTGAAAGCAGAACAAATAATAtatttgggttttatttattttcataccaaagttttactttaattcttttttttttttttaataataaaaacagtttatgtAATAAACTGTCGGAATTTCAGTTAGTTTAAATAATTTTTGGGATcgaataactttaaaaataacacaaagtaaCAGTTAGCTGACCTAGACAGGGCTCTCTTCTGTTTCACGATTCATACAGCTTCTATGGGAAGCTTTATGACCTTGTGAGGAACTATACTGGTGTGTTTTAGTTGTTTAAGCTTTCATTATTgacacaccccacccccctctACCAAATGCCATtaaaattaaatctatttttttcacTAGATGTAATAAAGTGTCTGTGTTACATTTCCAAACAACTTAAATGTCCTGCAACTATTTCTCTCAAGTGAAGTTCCATACCGGTGAATGCAAATCTGAATCTCCTGGCTaagtgaaataaaattaaataattaaaataaaataaaaataaataaaactgtcatcTCTTCCAGCCCTTGTATTCCTTTTGCAGCCTTTAAGCAAAAGACATTCAAACATAATTGGCCCCTCCAAGCATTGAGATTCAATTTCTActacatgtaaaaaaacaaaactatttttggAATAAGATGAGCAGCCTTGATTACTTGTCTTGTACAATGTGAAATCACTTTTTACTACTTAACGTTACTAATGGTTATATGACCCAAACACAACCCTTCATAAAGAAAATACTGTGCTAAAAGCCAGTTTTAGGCATGAGCAGGCTGTATAAACATAACCCCcactcccacacaaaaaaaaaaaaaaatctatatatttttacttGTTGGCCATCTCTGTGGAAAAGACGTAAACAACTTTAGTTGGAGCCTTCTGACTGCCTGTTGTCTCAGAGGTGGCATTCTGTCCACCAACAGAATTATGGGACGGCGTGGAAGATCTACTTATTCCTGCATTGGAAGGGGGAAGGGAGTGAGAGTCTTGGGGCTTCACATCGTTGGAATTACAGTCtgtaaaaaacacacaggcaggcaagaaacttaaaaaaatatatacagttacaTCATGAATCTATTATTtcttaaatatgatttttttttggtatccCACTTAGAACTCCACACAAGACCATAATGACAGACTTACTGAAGAAGCCTTGTTCATCTTCATCACTCTCGCCTCCAGAACACCAATCTGTGCCACTATATGGCTGCCTCCTCTCTGCTACACACATCCTTTTACTTCGGCTTACTACATCTGGGAAAAGAAAAAGgcagggttcttttttttttttttttaaggtggcaGCTTACTTACAGGACAATGTGGTTGGCTTTATGCACTTCTGTGAGTAAAATAATTTGATTGCTGCAAGACTCCTGACACGAGTGTTAAATCCATAACAATAATGCAGGGAGAGGAAGACTAACTTCTAAGGAAGACTAAGATTTCCTGCTTCATTAGGCCAGCACGTGCTGCTAAAGCAAGAACAGACGAGAGGCAGCTAATGTTGGTTAAACTGCACCTTGTCCAATCTGACTTTCCCTGCGagtattgctttctttttttcaagggCTAAATGCAAAACTGTGCATAGAACAGGTAATTTAGATAGTTGTCATTTTAGTTGTGCTGCCCAAACATTTGGTTTTTAAAAACTGGTGGTTTGCAGTTtacttgtttcattaaaaaaaaaaaaagaaaatagtaaactgTTGTAATGGTGATACATCAAGCAGTTATGtttatgtataatttaaaaacattgcaacGAAAAATTAGACATGCTCcgaatttattttacagtatctaTCATGTTCACAAAATCAACCTTAAAAAACACTGATATGTACTAAAtgatacaacacaaaatacatttttgcatcaATTCTTCACATCCCGGTTTAACATTAACCTACTACGAACTCCCAAAGTTCTATCCAAAAGGGGTATATTTAGAGGTGCCAGCCCCATAATGGGTGGTAGGATGTGGTAGAACAGAAAACCACAAACATGGCATGCAGCTCAGATTGCCAGTGGCCAAGGCATGGGCTATCCAAACAATCCAGTGCCACAGAAGGCTAACCACTTATCCAACCACTCTGCAGTGATTCTCAAGCTGGCCCCTGCAGACTCTTGGCAGCATTTAATGAAACACAGTGCTACTGTGCTCTGCTAGTAGGTatacaaataaaatccatttatttcTGTTTGCAGAAAGTGTGCCAGAGAAAAGAAATATCTGGGATTAGCAGACTAGAAACGCTGATCAGCAGCTGTAATAGAAAGGCGAGTTGGCCTATATAATGAATTAGTGCTTAGTTTgggtgaaaaataaaaccaaatgtgCAGTGAGCATGGGAATGCATTGGTGACCTTCGGGACTTGACTGGATTTGTAGACACACTGTGGTTCCGCAGTACAACAAAAATGAAGTGTTGGGTAACCCCCTTTTGAGAGACTGGGGCGGACTACAGTGACTCAAAAGTAACAGAAGACATGGTTTAATGGTTTGCTTGTCATTTTATCGCACATCCCTTAGAACAAGCAGAGAAGTGCAACAAATCAAGCTGTAACATTGTTCTGGTGTCACAGACAATATTATTACTAACTGGGATCAAAAGCTGGCTTTATCGTTAGTGAAGAATGGTATCACTTTTAGGGAATACACCAAAAATGCCGTGAATGACTGCGGCTGTTGTGTGTTTgccctattttatttatttatttatttttaatattaccatTATGGTAATaaagctaaatatataatatataaaattccaCCTACAGTATTCAATTTTGGTCAAGGTTTAATCAATTCTCCTAATGGGAGATCAACAAGAAATTGATGGATACAGATGTTGAACATGCAACacacaattgaaataaaacactCTGGTGTTCAGTGTCCACGTCCTCATAAACAGATACATAAATGGGCATGCCATATCAAATGGAATGATTTGTAAACACAAAGGAATACGGAAAACACATTATTGAAATGTCCAGAGGTTAAGacagtgaaaaggttaatttcTACTGGACGCCACCTCTAATataactttattgagagaatcacagaatacaagcGTGTACCAGTTATAACACAATGTGGCCAAAGTTTAAAATGATTCGgcagtgaaaatgtaattttaatggaAAGCACTGGTAATGGTACTTAACCAACTCGCTAGCGGGAAGAAGGGACTTAGATCACAGGTGAAAATGAAGGGTGCAGTTAGATTTTGCCTGCATAGATTTCATAACCCTGAAAATGTGAAGTGACAGCTTATTTGATTCATAAGAGATTAATAGTAGTGGGGGTGGCAGGTTTGCAGActcacatcaaaataaatatataaatacgaGATGTGTATTTcagatttgataaaaaaaaaaaaaaaaaaaaaaaaagaatgcaagatTAATAGTGCTTAAAAGATTCAattttaatgtgttgattttataACCAAAAAATGCATTAAGGTAAAATCTTGTTATAAATGCTACTTCTGTGCTGCCTAATAGAAATGACACACGCAGTTCAGGGTTATTCCAAAATTAGGAAAATGATACCAGAAATTACAACTACTGATTTTGATTCATCATTGTTATTGATGGCCTCCCCAGAGGGAGGTGACCTTAATGAAACAGCGCCAAAAGAGGAAGCTGCCTGCCTCCAGAGCTACATCAAGGCAAAAAACATGTTCCTTTTTCTAGCTGTGTGGTTAACCATGCACCACACATAATTAAAACTCATTGTGGTAATTAAAAGAACTACTGCCACAGAGTCAAGCGGTTTTTAATTTCCCCCTTCCAGACAATCTACTACAACCAATTACATTATACAAGTTTCAGTTCAGCCCTTCCAGCCCCCAGCACCCCCCCCAGTCAAACAGCTGTGcaggacacagacacagacaattTACTCTGAACAGCAAAGCAACTGCTGTGGCTAATTGTTCAGAGGGCTCCGCTTTGTATTGCCGGCCCCTCAAACTCTATCAGTATGCTAATGATCTGTAATCGTACTTTAGATGGGAACAGGCTCTCCTGGTTTTCCTTGTACTGCCCACCTCTTTCTGTGTCTACACAGTGtttcaagaaaaaagaaatgtccgGTGTTAACTTACAAAAGCTTTCCTTTTGAACCACTAAACCAGACTGAAGTGTTTTAATGTTGTGCAATGTGTCAGCattgtttctaaaaataaaaaaaataaaaaaaacacatcttgtgTATTCGCTATCTTTTTCCTTCCCTATGAAATGTTATTGTTGTGCTCTAGAATGATCCTCACTTTTTCTCTAAGGGTTATTTATTACACACAACCTGCTTTAGAGAACTGTCTGTATGTCAAACCTGTCCACTATAAAGATCCAAGACCTATGAAGAACATACAAGCACATTTAAATGTACATCAATGTATTGGTAAACTCATACAACAGGGCTACATAAGTCGGGATGCACTGTTAAAGCAAAATTGAAGACCAACTTAAGCCTCCTTGCATTCCAGGCAAGTTCTTAACTTCTGACCAGTATACTGTGCCCACATGGCACACTTTTCTGCAGTGGCGATTGCAAAGTCAGGCAGCCCATTGAATGTCATGCTAGTCTTGGCAATGCCCATTACACATAGCTATATTGTGACtactattatttaaatgatcagtgATCTCTATTCCCTTGAAGTCCAGCACACCCTTCGGTAGACTCTATATTTCTCTATGCCTCTTACTGGAAGACAGGCTTATGTCGCTTCAAATTCACTTATTTTCAGAAATGGCTAAACGTCTAACCACAgcacaataataacacaaatgaaGAACTCAACTATGGGGCTTACCTTTCAGTTCGGATTGGTTGTTGGGTGTTCCGGTGTCCCGCTGCTCACACGAGTCAGCCGAagtgctcctctctctcttgaCTTTGCCCTTTGCCCCGTTACCCGTGTTGAGGCCCTGTCCATTTTTAAGCCCCATGCTTCCCGTCGCACCTTGGGGCCCCTTGGGAGCATGGCCCCCACTCAAGGTTTTGGGATCACAGGGAGAAGGTTGAGACTGGCCCCCAGTACCACCCTGCTTTCCCTGATTGGGCAGTTTGGAGTCCATCTGAGCGGCGCTGGAAGGGGACATCACAGGGGGTGAGCGCACCATGGCCTCCTGTTTCGATTttggactgctgctgctgctgctgctgctgcaaaaaagataaacaaaagattttaaaaaactaaatataatattaCTATATTTGAATCCACATTTGTTACAACTGGCCACAGTTAAATGCTAAATTGTGGTCTCAAGGCTGGTTGCAGTGTTTGTGGGACAATAGGAAGCACAGTCCCCTCTAGCAATAAGGTCACATCTGACTCCTGACTGCGAATAACCCCGACATATCCAGCAAGGTGGATTCAACTTTGGGGTTCAACTATGCTGTGCTCCCACAAAATTAAAAATCTTCCAATCCATAAACAAGCATGGGCCAATGAGCTTTCCGAAAGCATGTGATGGTATGTAATACCAGTGTTACCCTGGTGGATATACCAAAATAGAGCTGttataaaaggtttacacaacaAAGATAATTAGCTTTCTAATTAGCTAAGTAAATACTTTCTAGAACAAGCTTCATTCTGTTGGACGCTTAATTATTGCAAGCCCTGCTATGCAGTTAAACATCAAGGCAGTCCTGTCTAATTTCTGGTAGCGTGCCAGAAAACTTACTGTTCGGCAGCCCAGCTGCTTATCAAGAGATTAATGAATTTCTACCCTTGTCTGCGATTACTCCAGCAAATTATTTTATGGAAATGCGAGAAAGGAATTACAAATCAGCACAGTAAATAACCACTCAGGATGTCCTTTGGAGAACCAATAAAAGATGCAGCAACCCGGGGTCGCTTTAAGTAAATGTTCAAGTTTAACaatgacattattgtttgtttgtttgtttgtcatgattgtattacctttttttttattatttttcatttgttgtcAGTTTACTGATTGTGGTAAAGCATTTTCAAAGAATAATGAAATAAAGCCTCCACCTTCACCTGCCCCCCGTGACAATAAAATGGGAAACCCTGCCATAAATCATATCTCAACACTGCctacacacagcttttacacaatataaaactccccccccaccccccaatctACACTCCCTGCTgaactagataaaaaaaaaagaaaaaagaaaaaacatattgttGACACAGTACAGGTTAAAATGCATGCCTGGCTCAGTCTTACACAAACAGCCCATGCTGTCAGGATTTATCTGATTCACAGAAGCAGCAACCAACTATTGGCAGGCACACCTATCCACAGTGATGAAACTCAGTTTCTATGTACAGAGGCACTCTGCAAATACAACATGATGTAAACTCCACACACAAAGATATAGCATTCAGGGTGGTGGGGCATGGGGACGGGAGGGCGGGGGCAGAATTTCATTCATGCAAAAAGATAACACCCaacagaatgttgttttttaaagctatacaaaatatttatttgaaatcaacCACTATTATATACACACAGATTAGTGTGCATAAACTGCATTGTGTGTAGGGTCCTAGAATTGGTAATTGTACAGAAGGATAACCTAGGGACTTTAATGACAATAGCAGTCTGTTTCAGGGAAGGTTATCTTTTCTACGCCTGTATGTTGTCAGCAACACATCTCTACTCCCAACAAATGCATGGAAAACAGATGCATCTGCATACACATACAGCAACATACTGTAGATGAACAGATCCATGAGATATGACAGTTCAAGGTAAAGGAAATACACATGATATCccacttttaatttttatttattttttaatcctttgAGAGCAGAGATACAACTGAGGCTGCAGAAATCTAGCACTGTGTTGAAGGGTGTGAAAGCAGTTCCTACATGTACAGCTCAGTTCACACTGAGGCCCAACACACACTCACTAGggtttagaaatacatttctgaGCTTGAAATATTTCCACCAGATGACAGGCAAGTGAAACAGTGTGTGATTAGCTTTGTGTGCGCTCCGCGCAATCAGGAAGCAGATCATCTCGTTAGATCAGTATATTTACACTCCCAAGGTTTAATCTACatctatggccaaacgttttgcaacACCTTGAAtttaaggattgagacataataaataataattaaaaaaaaaaacaacaaaaaaaaacactatatgaacatgatttagatgttttatttaacatcatgcaatcaaagaaactacaaaatgattctCTAAAAagcctaccggaagccataatagtattttATGtgatgtgtaattcaatatgttaacgtaatatttttcaacaggtttcattcgactttatgaagcaaaatttgttaattccatagggggatgcaaaactttggccatCATTATATAGGGGTACAAACTtcatttccacttttttttttttttctgtagcccAAATAAGCATACTCTTACTACTTCTATTATCAGTAAAAGTTTATATACATTTAAGCTACTTTAGTTgagagaaaaatgtaataaacaataatattttaaaggaaaaaaagcacaaaaagtcAGTGTGGAGCTATTTACCTCTGAGTGTTTGCTGATGGGGAGTTCCTCACTTTGGGGTTACTGGAATGCATTGACGGAGATCCCGAGGAGACAGAGGAGTGACTCAAGTGCTGGTGTGGGCTGGCGTGGGCTTTCTGCACAGTCCGGGGGTTCCTCTGGGAAACACTGCGGCTCTCGCGGCCGTCCTTCACCTCGTCGTGCTCCTTTTTCACTCGCTCTTTCTTGTTGAAGTGTGCTGATCTCTCTTCTTGCACTTCCAGCATTCTTTGTATGTGTGCCTGGTCTCTCCCCAGGAGCCCTTACATACCTCGGGCACACTACAAAGTAAAAAGACAATTAAATACACCAATTAAATGTTACCTAACAATCAGCAT includes the following:
- the LOC121327732 gene encoding B-cell CLL/lymphoma 9 protein-like isoform X4, which gives rise to MLEVQEERSAHFNKKERVKKEHDEVKDGRESRSVSQRNPRTVQKAHASPHQHLSHSSVSSGSPSMHSSNPKVRNSPSANTQSSSSPKSKQEAMVRSPPVMSPSSAAQMDSKLPNQGKQGGTGGQSQPSPCDPKTLSGGHAPKGPQGATGSMGLKNGQGLNTGNGAKGKVKRERSTSADSCEQRDTGTPNNQSELKDVVSRSKRMCVAERRQPYSGTDWCSGGESDEDEQGFFNCNSNDVKPQDSHSLPPSNAGISRSSTPSHNSVGGQNATSETTGSQKAPTKVVYVFSTEMANKAADAVIKGRSDSIVAYHMQNISSNKTEKSHLPVNNQRNESKPQLQQQSSHPPERNQQVSKVQPSQQQQQPQPQPQQQQGPKSGNLPQDSAGGMDNKSLPVSSPRNTTPHEGANSNSTTGNQSASTPGPQTGFLLPEMKGDLKITQQQHHQQLANEILSSMGENPEGLSQEQLEHRERSLQTLRDIQRMLFPDDKDFALKDLSAMGQGNAGAPPQNVGMMEGLPSKSDQGPLQAMMAQSQSLGKPPGPRQEGPPFGQPGIRDMPFSPDDLGPPPGPPMNTQPGSGSEHSDHMTPEQIAWLKLQQEFYEEKKRKQEQIQHRPMADMMLHQHGPRGMIRGPPPPYQMNPGEVWGPGGPEPYGDQMNLPPRGMPPHPMQRMPGFPGMMNPDMDGGPNAVTRPGMNWPEDMPKMGDGRGFPPGQGVFGGPGGRIERFTNPQTVQEGIFQQQMAEKQQLGLPPGMGMDNVRAPPMDINRMMANQRPMDSGSNGGGVLFPRMPGDGPMSPSRMDFVKGSGRDMEFGMGPGGMNMNMKVDMNLNVSMSSNLQMMGKMREAPMNMSPEEIMKLRQGGGPPEHVGPQQKMLQSHQFPDQPQEFHMGPNRQFPGMPQGPGGMRGPRGEHPFGPEHRTNMGGNARLSHMPPLPLNQPPNSSSLNAGPSGNPRNLGRKPSDLGVSASQVNSPNVNPLKSPTLRQVHSPMLGSPSTNLKSPQTPSQLAGMLSGAASVAAAAAAAAAASIKSPPVMGSAAASPVHLKSPSISAPSPGWTSSPKPLMQSPGIPQTSKPSLSMTSPSMMGNVEQGGPPPAPPSSGSYAMPPEPTLSQNPLSIMMSRMSKFAMPSSTPLYHDAIKTVASSDDDSPPARSPNLPPMNNMPGMGGNHHPNHPRMMAPNSTGHMPSLSPMGMNTIGSQPLSHGLPNQMHSPNPMGPNIPPHGGPMGPGMMPHNMMMHPGPQDPGLGNPHMLPQGRMGFPHGQQGFPPVQSPPQHIPFPHNGPGPGGVQGGFHHGMGFPGEGGPRLVNMPQGPGGDPGLCKPNAPGGPDSFNSMGNHMPSVYTDPNLQEVIRPGASGIPEFDLSRIMPSEKPSQTLSYFPRGDGPGRKMPHPSGPVPGFPQMQGMMGEQNPRMGLPMPAMGGPGHMGPQDIVMGNPAHNPMRPPGFMPQGMMGPQHRILSPGQSGMSGQPGMMGNPAMMQGKERGPVGLYNHPGPVGSPNMMMSLHGMGGPQQTMMMPSQMRPRGMAADVGMVFNQGPGNPGNIMF
- the LOC121327732 gene encoding B-cell CLL/lymphoma 9 protein-like isoform X3, with protein sequence MLEVQEERSAHFNKKERVKKEHDEVKDGRESRSVSQRNPRTVQKAHASPHQHLSHSSVSSGSPSMHSSNPKVRNSPSANTQSSSSSSPKSKQEAMVRSPPVMSPSSAAQMDSKLPNQGKQGGTGGQSQPSPCDPKTLSGGHAPKGPQGATGSMGLKNGQGLNTGNGAKGKVKRERSTSADSCEQRDTGTPNNQSELKDVVSRSKRMCVAERRQPYSGTDWCSGGESDEDEQGFFNCNSNDVKPQDSHSLPPSNAGISRSSTPSHNSVGGQNATSETTGSQKAPTKVVYVFSTEMANKAADAVIKGRSDSIVAYHMQNISSNKTEKSHLPVNNQRNESKPQLQQQSSHPPERNQQVSKVQPSQQQQQPQPQPQQQQGPKSGNLPQDSAGGMDNKSLPVSSPRNTTPHEGANSNSTTGNQSASTPGPQTGFLLPEMKGDLKITQQQHHQQLANEILSSMGENPEGLSQEQLEHRERSLQTLRDIQRMLFPDDKDFALKDLSAMGQGNAGAPPQNVGMMEGLPSKSDQGPLQAMMAQSQSLGKPPGPRQEGPPFGQPGIRDMPFSPDDLGPPPGPPMNTQPGSGSEHSDHMTPEQIAWLKLQQEFYEEKKRKQEQIQHRPMADMMLHQHGPRGMIRGPPPPYQMNPGEVWGPGGPEPYGDQMNLPPRGMPPHPMQRMPGFPGMMNPDMDGGPNAVTRPGMNWPEDMPKMGDGRGFPPGQGVFGGPGGRIERFTNPQTVQEGIFQQQMAEKQQLGLPPGMGMDNVRAPPMDINRMMANQRPMDSGSNGGGVLFPRMPGDGPMSPSRMDFVKGSGRDMEFGMGPGGMNMNMKVDMNLNVSMSSNLQMMGKMREAPMNMSPEEIMKLRQGGGPPEHVGPQQKMLQSHQFPDQPQEFHMGPNRQFPGMPQGPGGMRGPRGEHPFGPEHRTNMGGNARLSHMPPLPLNQPPNSSSLNAGPSGNPRNLGRKPSDLGVSASQVNSPNVNPLKSPTLRQVHSPMLGSPSTNLKSPQTPSQLAGMLSGAASVAAAAAAAAAASIKSPPVMGSAAASPVHLKSPSISAPSPGWTSSPKPLMQSPGIPQTSKPSLSMTSPSMMGNVEQGGPPPAPPSSGSYAMPPEPTLSQNPLSIMMSRMSKFAMPSSTPLYHDAIKTVASSDDDSPPARSPNLPPMNNMPGMGGNHHPNHPRMMAPNSTGHMPSLSPMGMNTIGSQPLSHGLPNQMHSPNPMGPNIPPHGGPMGPGMMPHNMMMHPGPQDPGLGNPHMLPQGRMGFPHGQQGFPPVQSPPQHIPFPHNGPGPGGVQGGFHHGMGFPGEGGPRLVNMPQGPGGDPGLCKPNAPGGPDSFNSMGNHMPSVYTDPNLQEVIRPGASGIPEFDLSRIMPSEKPSQTLSYFPRGDGPGRKMPHPSGPVPGFPQMQGMMGEQNPRMGLPMPAMGGPGHMGPQDIVMGNPAHNPMRPPGFMPQGMMGPQHRILSPGQSGMSGQPGMMGNPAMMQGKERGPVGLYNHPGPVGSPNMMMSLHGMGGPQQTMMMPSQMRPRGMAADVGMVFNQGPGNPGNIMF
- the LOC121327732 gene encoding B-cell CLL/lymphoma 9 protein-like isoform X1 → MLEVQEERSAHFNKKERVKKEHDEVKDGRESRSVSQRNPRTVQKAHASPHQHLSHSSVSSGSPSMHSSNPKVRNSPSANTQSSSSSSSSSPKSKQEAMVRSPPVMSPSSAAQMDSKLPNQGKQGGTGGQSQPSPCDPKTLSGGHAPKGPQGATGSMGLKNGQGLNTGNGAKGKVKRERSTSADSCEQRDTGTPNNQSELKDVVSRSKRMCVAERRQPYSGTDWCSGGESDEDEQGFFNCNSNDVKPQDSHSLPPSNAGISRSSTPSHNSVGGQNATSETTGSQKAPTKVVYVFSTEMANKAADAVIKGRSDSIVAYHMQNISSNKTEKSHLPVNNQRNESKPQLQQQSSHPPERNQQVSKVQPSQQQQQPQPQPQQQQGPKSGNLPQDSAGGMDNKSLPVSSPRNTTPHEGANSNSTTGNQSASTPGPQTGFLLPEMKGDLKITQQQHHQQLANEILSSMGENPEGLSQEQLEHRERSLQTLRDIQRMLFPDDKDFALKDLSAMGQGNAGAPPQNVGMMEGLPSKSDQGPLQAMMAQSQSLGKPPGPRQEGPPFGQPGIRDMPFSPDDLGPPPGPPMNTQPGSGSEHSDHMTPEQIAWLKLQQEFYEEKKRKQEQIQHRPMADMMLHQHGPRGMIRGPPPPYQMNPGEVWGPGGPEPYGDQMNLPPRGMPPHPMQRMPGFPGMMNPDMDGGPNAVTRPGMNWPEDMPKMGDGRGFPPGQGVFGGPGGRIERFTNPQTVQEGIFQQQMAEKQQLGLPPGMGMDNVRAPPMDINRMMANQRPMDSGSNGGGVLFPRMPGDGPMSPSRMDFVKGSGRDMEFGMGPGGMNMNMKVDMNLNVSMSSNLQMMGKMREAPMNMSPEEIMKLRQGGGPPEHVGPQQKMLQSHQFPDQPQEFHMGPNRQFPGMPQGPGGMRGPRGEHPFGPEHRTNMGGNARLSHMPPLPLNQPPNSSSLNAGPSGNPRNLGRKPSDLGVSASQVNSPNVNPLKSPTLRQVHSPMLGSPSTNLKSPQTPSQLAGMLSGAASVAAAAAAAAAASIKSPPVMGSAAASPVHLKSPSISAPSPGWTSSPKPLMQSPGIPQTSKPSLSMTSPSMMGNVEQGGPPPAPPSSGSYAMPPEPTLSQNPLSIMMSRMSKFAMPSSTPLYHDAIKTVASSDDDSPPARSPNLPPMNNMPGMGGNHHPNHPRMMAPNSTGHMPSLSPMGMNTIGSQPLSHGLPNQMHSPNPMGPNIPPHGGPMGPGMMPHNMMMHPGPQDPGLGNPHMLPQGRMGFPHGQQGFPPVQSPPQHIPFPHNGPGPGGVQGGFHHGMGFPGEGGPRLVNMPQGPGGDPGLCKPNAPGGPDSFNSMGNHMPSVYTDPNLQEVIRPGASGIPEFDLSRIMPSEKPSQTLSYFPRGDGPGRKMPHPSGPVPGFPQMQGMMGEQNPRMGLPMPAMGGPGHMGPQDIVMGNPAHNPMRPPGFMPQGMMGPQHRILSPGQSGMSGQPGMMGNPAMMQGKERGPVGLYNHPGPVGSPNMMMSLHGMGGPQQTMMMPSQMRPRGMAADVGMVFNQGPGNPGNIMF